In Canis lupus dingo isolate Sandy chromosome 1, ASM325472v2, whole genome shotgun sequence, a single genomic region encodes these proteins:
- the HBS1L gene encoding HBS1-like protein isoform X3: MARHRNVRGYNYDEDFEDDDLYGQSVEDDYCISPSTAAQFIYSQRDKPSLVEPVEEYDYEGLKESSSSLLNHQLSGIDQARLYSCLDHMREVLGDAVPDDTLIDAVLKNKFDVQKALAVVLEQEKMQNWKVKSEGEISSGKIAKGVLLSSSQVSADNVQSSCPQSTNHLDCSSKPFDFSGSLAKSGLYHNSSVVPSHYLLHKKKKLDRPKSEKKLESCKLTKELSLADLIDDMPRDSCKSQPSVKLSSTDGLESLFSKNLGANMLRPHESEYVSKDDSSFKEIPDLKSLMIKNITSNSSFCIQNNSLPDLQNIPVQNSIGNLNNPLLLTSSLENMAHDHLNASEMTEVGSVSSVEQSAKNYLLKNDSLQFSQSESPSLAELFQEHKENNPSQCFTLSDLCSQSSAGFTDLSLESFTLSQLGNRYPSSTGISELTGSLSSLAFCKASPTRDLEDLSLSDLIAETIEIDNSQIKKDSFNLTLSEMRSPGIDSNIDLSVLIKTPNFGPKHAVDQSVAPTSGTKVLSSKLGKNFNFAKDYKKTNKGPLTRKPPFSLSWTKALAARPSAFASTLCLRYPLKSYRRRTLDLYKTFLYSRQVQDIKDKEISPLIAITPFDFKSASPDDIVKASQKKAFTRE, translated from the exons CTGCTCAGTTTATTTACTCGCAGCGCGACAAACCTTCTCTTGTTGAGCCTGTAGAAGAATACGATTACGAAGGCCTGAAAGAGTCCTCCAGTTCTCTTTTGAACCATCAGCTGAGTGGAATTGATCAAG CTCGTCTTTATTCATGCCTTGATCACATGAGAGAGGTACTTGGAGATGCTGTGCCAGATGACACTTTGATTGATGCAGTTCTGAAGAACAAGTTTGATGTGCAGAAGGCTCTGGCAGTGGTTCTGGAACAAGAGAAAATGCAGAATTGGAAGGTCAAGAGTGAGGGAGAAATATCTTCAGGGAAGATAGCAAAAG GAGTCTTATTATCTTCCTCTCAAGTCTCAGCTGATAATGTTCAAAGCTCTTGTCCTCAATCCACAAACCACTTGGATTGTAGTAGCAAACCCTTTGATTTTTCTGGCTCATTGGCAAAATCTGGATTATATCATAATTCCTCAGTTGTACCAAGTCACTATTTactccataaaaaaaagaaacttgacagacctaaaagtgaaaagaaactaGAATCATGTAAGTTAACAAAAGAGCTGTCACTAGCTGACCTAATTGATGATATGCCAAGAGATTCTTGTAAAAGTCAACCATCAGTCAAATTATCATCCACAGATGGCCTGGAAAGTCTATTTTCAAAGAATCTAGGTGCTAATATGTTAAGACCTCATGAATCTGAATATGTATCCAAAGATGATTCTTCATTCAAAGAAATACCAGATTTAAAATCCTTAATGATAAAGAACATAACATCTAATAGCTCTTTTTGTATTCAGAATAATTCCCTACCTGATTTGCAAAACATTCCAGTACAAAACAGCATAGGAAATTTAAATAATCCTTTGCTCTTAACTAGCTCATTGGAAAATATGGCTCATGATCATTTAAATGCTAGTGAAATGACTGAAGTTGGAAGTGTTTCTTCAGTTGAACAAAGTGCcaaaaattaccttttaaaaaatgacagtttGCAGTTTTCCCAGTCTGAAAGTCCATCCCTAGCTGAACTGTTTCaggaacacaaagaaaataatccaagCCAGTGCTTTACGTTATCTGATCTTTGTAGCCAGTCATCTGCTGGTTTTACAGATCTAAGTTTGGAATCCTTTACCCTGTCGCAGCTAGGAAACCGATATCCATCTTCAACTGGAATATCAGAATTAACAGGATCTCTGTCATCTTTGGCATTTTGTAAAGCTTCTCCTACAAGAGACCTTGAGGATTTGTCACTTTCTGATTTGATTGCAGAAACAATTGAAATAGACAACTCTCAGATTAAGAAGGATTCCTTTAATCTCACTTTATCTGAAATGAGGTCACCTGGAATAGATTCAAATATTGAtcttagtgtccttataaaaaccCCTAATTTTGGTCCAAAACATGCGGTAGACCAATCAGTTGCTCCAACATCAGGAACAAAAGTTTTAAGTTCAAAGTTAGggaaaaatttcaattttgctAAGGATTACAAGAAAACCAATAAAGGCCCTTTGACTAGGAAAccacctttttctctctcttggacCAAGGCCCTTGCTGCTAGACCTTCAGCTTTTGCTTCAACACTGTGTCTTCGTTATCCACTGAAAAGCTACAGACGACGCACCCTTGACCTATATAAGACTTTTCTTTATAGTAGACAAGTTCAAGACATAAAGGACAAAGAAATAAGTCCTCTTATAGCAATAACACCATTTGACTTCAAATCAGCATCTCCTGATGACATTGTAAAAGCTAGTCAAAAGAAAGCTTTCACTAGAGAAtag